Sequence from the Polynucleobacter sp. Adler-ghost genome:
CTACAGCGCCAACAGCAGAAGTTTTTAAGAAATTACGGCGGGAAGATTCGGTCATACTTGCTCCATAGCTCTTTTATTGATTTATAGCAGATCCTCGTATAGCAGATCCTCGAATGAAAAAACCACTCGAAGGTGGTTTTGGTGTTTCTGGGTGGCTTGAGCCGGAATCGACCAAGGCCTGAAGATTTCTCTCTTCTAAATACTAAACACCATGGCCATTAATATAAGTTTCTAAAAACTTGATTTGACTGCCCTGAAGTTCAATGATGCTTTTTACTAGATCTCCAACAGAAATAACTCCAATCACTTTATTTTTTTCTACTACAGGGAGATGTCTAATATGTTTGTGAACCATTATTGCCATACATTCTTCTAGTGAGTTAGATGGCAATACAGTTAGCGGGTTTGCGGTCATTATTTTTGAAACGGCCACTTGTTTTGGGTTGTTGTGTGGCAACAATACCTTTATAGCGCAATCTCCTTGTGAAACAATCCCTACTAAAGCTCCATCATCTACGACCAAAATAGCTCTTACTCGATGATCGCGCATCAGCATCAAGACATTTTCTACAGTGTCAGATGATCGTACAGAAAAAATGGTATTTGCTTTTTGCTCAATAACTTGCTTTACTGTTGTCATAAAAATTTGCCTATTAAATTGAAATTTGAACGTAGTCGCTGATGCTTAATCATTTTTTATTTAAGTGAAATAATTATATTCTGAGACGTCCTCTTATCCAAGACGGGACTATTGAATTTCTTGGCTGCACAGGGCCAAATTTACTAGGGCCTAGAATGGCTGACCCTAAGTTATGCACTTATACAAAGCCCATCCCAGATTCAAAACAACTAATGTTATTAGCGTATAAAAAGTAAATTTCATACCAAGAACCCGCTTACTGAAATCGGGTGGTGGCACATTAATCCCTTTAGCATGAATTAACCGGCCAAT
This genomic interval carries:
- a CDS encoding CBS domain-containing protein encodes the protein MTTVKQVIEQKANTIFSVRSSDTVENVLMLMRDHRVRAILVVDDGALVGIVSQGDCAIKVLLPHNNPKQVAVSKIMTANPLTVLPSNSLEECMAIMVHKHIRHLPVVEKNKVIGVISVGDLVKSIIELQGSQIKFLETYINGHGV